A DNA window from Citrobacter tructae contains the following coding sequences:
- a CDS encoding MbtH family protein, with protein MEFSNPFDNPQGQFYILQNPQRQFSLWPQQCSLPAGWNIACEPQSQEACQQWLAANWTTLTPAQYADVQEAK; from the coding sequence ATGGAATTCAGTAACCCCTTCGATAACCCGCAGGGACAGTTTTACATTCTGCAAAATCCCCAACGTCAGTTTAGCCTTTGGCCACAGCAGTGCTCACTTCCTGCTGGCTGGAATATCGCGTGCGAACCGCAATCTCAGGAAGCCTGCCAGCAGTGGCTGGCGGCGAACTGGACCACGCTGACGCCGGCACAATATGCCGATGTACAGGAGGCAAAATGA
- the fes gene encoding enterochelin esterase — MTALMIGSDAWWQSKNGPEWVREDNGDYRVTFWWRDPQGTEKHSTTRRVWIYITGVTDHHQNSVPQSLRRIDGTDVWCWCITLDAHWRGSYCFIPSARDDIFAGLNAGETPDRALLREGWRQLLPQAIADPLNPQSWQGGRGHAVSALEMPDAPVQPGWDHPEKPDSLAVCLQWHSARLGNTRRVWVFTTGEANPETRPLAILLDGQFWAQSMPVWPALTSLTQRHQLPPAVYLLIDAIDTPHRSRELPCNADFWLAVQQELLPLVKATTAFSDDPQRTIVAGQSFGGLSSLYAGLHWPERFGCVLSQSGSYWWPHRGGHQDGVLIEQLKSGKVSVQGLRIVLEAGIREPIIFRANQALYAQLPCVPQSIFWRQVEGGHDALCWRGGLMQGLMTLWQPLTDTI, encoded by the coding sequence GTGACGGCGTTAATGATAGGAAGCGATGCGTGGTGGCAGTCAAAAAATGGCCCGGAATGGGTGCGTGAAGATAACGGTGATTACCGCGTCACCTTTTGGTGGCGTGACCCGCAGGGCACGGAAAAACACTCCACTACCCGTCGCGTGTGGATCTACATTACCGGTGTGACCGACCACCATCAAAATTCCGTTCCCCAGTCGCTGCGACGTATTGATGGCACCGATGTTTGGTGCTGGTGTATTACCCTGGACGCCCACTGGCGCGGGAGCTATTGCTTCATTCCTTCTGCACGCGACGATATTTTTGCCGGGCTGAATGCGGGCGAAACTCCGGACAGAGCGCTACTGCGAGAAGGCTGGCGACAGTTGTTGCCGCAGGCCATTGCCGATCCCCTCAATCCGCAAAGCTGGCAAGGCGGGCGTGGACATGCGGTGTCTGCGTTGGAAATGCCGGACGCTCCTGTACAGCCAGGCTGGGATCATCCTGAAAAACCCGATTCCCTCGCAGTTTGCCTGCAATGGCACAGTGCCCGGCTCGGCAATACGCGCCGCGTGTGGGTTTTTACTACCGGCGAGGCAAATCCTGAAACGCGTCCGCTGGCTATTCTGTTGGACGGACAGTTTTGGGCGCAAAGTATGCCCGTCTGGCCCGCACTGACCTCGCTTACCCAACGACATCAGCTTCCTCCCGCCGTTTATCTCCTGATTGATGCCATCGATACGCCTCATCGCAGCCGCGAGCTGCCGTGCAATGCTGATTTCTGGCTAGCGGTGCAGCAGGAGTTACTGCCGCTGGTGAAAGCGACCACCGCGTTCAGCGACGATCCACAGCGCACGATCGTAGCCGGGCAAAGCTTTGGCGGCTTGTCATCTCTGTATGCCGGGCTGCACTGGCCGGAACGCTTTGGCTGTGTACTCAGTCAGTCTGGATCTTACTGGTGGCCGCATCGCGGTGGTCATCAGGATGGGGTGCTCATTGAACAACTGAAAAGCGGAAAGGTAAGCGTTCAGGGTCTGCGTATTGTTCTGGAAGCCGGTATTCGCGAACCGATAATTTTTCGCGCCAATCAGGCGCTCTACGCGCAGTTACCTTGTGTACCACAGTCTATTTTCTGGCGTCAGGTTGAGGGTGGACACGATGCACTTTGCTGGCGTGGCGGCTTAATGCAGGGTTTGATGACGCTCTGGCAGCCACTCACCGACACGATTTAA
- a CDS encoding TonB-dependent siderophore receptor — translation MNNKIHSLALLVNLGIYGVALPAMAEDKTDSTAVSHEDTIVVTAAQQNLQAPGVSTITADEIRKNPPARDVAEIIRTMPGVNLTGNSTSGQRGNNRQIDIRGMGPENTLILIDGKPVTSRNSVRQGWRGERDTRGDTAWVPPEMIERIEVLRGPAAARYGNGAAGGVVNIITKKGSNEWHGSWDTYFNAPEHKDEGSTKRTNFSLNGPMGGDFSFRLYGNLDKTQADAWDINQGHQSERTGTYANTLPAGREGVINKDINGVVRWDFAPLQSLELEAGYSRQGNLYAGDTQNTNTNQLVKDNYGDETNRLYRQNYSLTWNGGWDNGVTTSNWVQYEHTRNSRTPEGLAGGTEGIFDPNASQKYVDADLSDVMLHSEVSIPLDLLVNQNLTLGTEWNQQRMKDMLSNSQTFMGGDIPGSSSTNRSPYSDAEIFSLFAENNMELTDSTMLTPGLRFDHHSIVGDNWSPSLNLSQGLGDDFTLKMGIARAYKAPSLYQLNPNYILYSKGQGCYATGSATGIGCYMMGNDDLKAETSINKEIGLEFKRDGWLAGVTWFRNDYRNKIEAGTVPFDRTSITNKGKTTYTDIYQWENIPKAVVEGLEGTLNVPVSETVNWTNNITYMLQSKNKETGERLSIIPEYTLNSTLSWQAREDLSLQSTFTWYGKQQPKKYDYQGKPVTGSSASEVSPYSIVGLSATWDVTKNVSLTGGVDNVFDKRLWREGNAQTTGDIVTGNYMAGAGAHTYNEPGRTWFMSVNTHF, via the coding sequence ATGAACAACAAGATTCATTCACTGGCCTTATTGGTCAATTTAGGGATTTACGGAGTAGCGCTGCCAGCGATGGCAGAAGATAAAACCGATAGCACCGCCGTCTCGCATGAAGATACCATCGTCGTTACCGCCGCCCAGCAGAACCTGCAGGCGCCAGGCGTTTCCACTATCACTGCTGATGAAATCCGTAAGAATCCTCCCGCGCGCGATGTGGCGGAAATCATTCGTACTATGCCAGGCGTGAACCTGACCGGTAACTCAACCAGCGGCCAACGCGGCAACAACCGTCAGATCGATATTCGTGGCATGGGTCCGGAAAACACCCTGATTCTGATCGACGGCAAACCGGTCACCAGCCGTAACTCTGTGCGTCAGGGCTGGCGTGGCGAACGTGATACCCGTGGTGATACCGCCTGGGTGCCGCCGGAAATGATCGAGCGTATTGAAGTGCTGCGCGGTCCTGCCGCAGCACGCTACGGTAACGGTGCTGCGGGTGGCGTGGTGAATATCATCACCAAAAAAGGCAGCAACGAATGGCACGGCTCCTGGGATACCTATTTCAACGCCCCGGAACACAAAGATGAAGGTTCGACCAAACGCACCAACTTTAGCCTGAACGGCCCAATGGGCGGGGATTTCAGCTTCCGTCTGTACGGTAATCTCGATAAAACCCAGGCCGACGCATGGGACATCAACCAGGGTCATCAGTCAGAACGTACCGGCACCTACGCCAACACCTTGCCAGCGGGTCGTGAAGGGGTCATCAACAAAGACATTAACGGCGTGGTTCGCTGGGATTTCGCCCCGCTCCAGTCTCTCGAACTGGAAGCCGGTTACAGCCGTCAGGGCAACCTGTATGCTGGCGACACGCAAAACACCAACACCAACCAGTTGGTGAAAGATAACTACGGTGACGAGACCAACCGCCTTTATCGCCAGAACTACTCCCTGACCTGGAACGGCGGCTGGGATAACGGCGTCACCACCAGCAACTGGGTGCAGTATGAACACACCCGTAACTCCCGAACGCCGGAAGGCCTGGCGGGTGGTACGGAGGGGATCTTCGACCCGAATGCGTCACAAAAATATGTCGATGCCGACCTGAGTGACGTCATGCTGCACAGTGAAGTCAGCATTCCGTTGGATCTGCTGGTTAACCAAAACCTGACGCTCGGTACCGAGTGGAACCAGCAGCGTATGAAAGACATGCTGTCCAACTCACAGACCTTTATGGGCGGTGATATTCCAGGCTCCAGCAGCACCAACCGTAGCCCGTATTCCGATGCAGAGATCTTCTCTCTGTTTGCTGAAAACAACATGGAACTGACCGACAGCACCATGCTGACCCCGGGTCTGCGTTTCGACCACCACAGCATCGTCGGCGACAACTGGAGCCCGTCTCTGAACCTGTCACAAGGTCTGGGCGATGACTTCACCCTGAAGATGGGTATTGCGCGCGCCTATAAAGCGCCAAGCCTGTACCAGCTTAACCCGAACTATATTCTGTACAGTAAGGGCCAGGGTTGCTATGCCACCGGCTCCGCGACCGGCATTGGTTGCTACATGATGGGTAACGATGATCTGAAGGCCGAAACCAGTATCAACAAAGAGATTGGCCTTGAGTTCAAGCGTGACGGCTGGCTGGCTGGGGTCACCTGGTTCCGCAACGATTATCGCAACAAGATTGAAGCAGGCACGGTACCGTTCGACAGAACATCTATCACCAATAAAGGGAAGACGACCTACACCGACATCTATCAGTGGGAAAACATTCCTAAAGCGGTGGTTGAGGGCCTGGAAGGTACGTTGAACGTGCCAGTTAGCGAAACCGTCAACTGGACCAACAACATTACCTACATGCTGCAAAGTAAGAATAAAGAGACCGGCGAGCGCCTGTCGATTATTCCTGAATACACGCTGAACTCGACCCTGAGCTGGCAGGCACGCGAAGATTTGTCATTGCAGTCAACCTTCACCTGGTACGGCAAACAACAGCCGAAAAAATACGATTACCAGGGTAAACCGGTTACCGGCAGCTCGGCAAGTGAAGTGAGTCCGTACAGCATCGTCGGCCTGAGCGCGACCTGGGACGTGACGAAAAACGTCAGCCTGACCGGTGGCGTGGATAACGTCTTTGACAAACGTCTGTGGCGCGAAGGTAATGCCCAGACCACTGGCGATATCGTGACCGGAAACTATATGGCGGGCGCAGGCGCGCACACCTATAACGAACCGGGTCGTACATGGTTCATGAGCGTGAACACGCACTTCTGA
- the entD gene encoding enterobactin synthase subunit EntD has translation MRTTHTSLSLAGHTLHIVGFDPDSFHEHDLLWLPHHAQIMSCGRKRKTEHLAGRIAAVHALGEYGNKAVPGIGERRQPLWPEGLFGSISHGATTALAVVSPHPVGLDIEAIFTPHTATDLADSIIDCHEQQILQISPVPFPLALTLAFSAKESVYKAFSTQAIELPGFASAQITAITATQLTLQIMPSFSPSLAGQDVNVRWFQRNENIITLCEATL, from the coding sequence ATGCGCACAACACACACTTCACTCTCCTTGGCAGGCCATACGCTGCACATTGTCGGGTTTGATCCTGACAGTTTCCATGAGCACGATTTGCTCTGGCTCCCCCACCATGCACAGATAATGTCCTGCGGACGTAAGCGTAAAACAGAGCACTTAGCGGGGCGCATAGCCGCCGTCCATGCGCTAGGTGAATATGGCAACAAAGCCGTACCCGGCATCGGCGAGCGTCGTCAACCACTTTGGCCAGAAGGTCTGTTTGGCAGCATCAGCCATGGCGCCACGACCGCGCTAGCGGTTGTCTCACCACACCCCGTAGGGCTGGACATTGAAGCTATTTTTACGCCCCACACCGCAACCGACCTGGCTGACAGCATTATCGACTGTCATGAACAACAGATTTTACAAATCAGCCCTGTGCCCTTTCCGCTCGCCTTAACCCTGGCGTTCTCCGCCAAAGAGAGCGTATATAAAGCGTTCAGTACACAGGCTATCGAGCTGCCGGGTTTTGCCAGTGCCCAAATTACCGCAATCACTGCCACGCAATTAACCTTGCAAATCATGCCGTCATTTTCACCCAGCCTCGCCGGACAGGACGTCAATGTTCGCTGGTTTCAGCGCAATGAAAACATCATTACACTTTGTGAAGCGACCTTGTAG